From Nocardioides faecalis:
CGTGGAGCGGCGTGGGCGGTCGCCGCGGCCGAGCAGCACGACGCCCTCGTCGCGGGCGTCGCGCTGCACCCCAACGAGGCGCCCCGCATCCTCTCCTCCGGCGGCCGGGCGGCGCTGGAGGAGGCGTGGACGGAGATCGAGCGTCTCGCCGGCGCCCACGACCGGGTCCGGGCGGTGGGGGAGACCGGCCTGGACGCGTTCCGCACCGGCGAGGAGGGCCGGGCGGTGCAGGTGGAGTCGTTCGTCCGGCACATCGACCTCGCCAAGCGCCTCGACAAGACACTGGTCATCCACGACCGCGACACCCACGACGAGGTGCTGGAGGTGCTCGACGCCGAGGGCGTCCCGGAGCGCTGGGTGATGCACTGCTTCTCCGGGGACGCCGACTTCGCCCGGGCGTGCCTGGACCGCGGCGCCCACCTGTCCTTCGCCGGCACGGTCACCTTCAAGAACGCCGAGCCGCTGCGCGAGGCACTGCGGATCACGCCGCTGGACCGGGTGCTGGTGGAGACCGACGCGCCGTACCTGACCCCGGCGCCGTACCGCGGGCGCACCAACGCCTCCTATCTCGTGCCGCTCACCGTGCGTGCCATGGCGGCCGAGCTCGGCACCGATCTGGGCGAGCTCTGCGCCGCGATCGACGCCAACACCGAGCGGGCCTTCGGCGGGACCTGGTGACGTGCACGACTCCTGTGACCGATGAGGTCCAGTGGGGTGAGCCGGGTCACAGAAAGCGGTGGGCGCGGCGCCGGATTTTGCATCTGACCCGCGCAGCCTGTTCCAGTGGAGGACAGAAAGCCGGGATCGGTCGCCCATCCTGACGGGTCCTCGGGGACCAGGCCGCACGCTCGTGGCCAGGCCCCGGACCCTCGCCCGAGGCCCGGACACGTCGAGCATCGGAGAGCAGTGCCTGCTGGTCGCCCCGCCCTGTCTGTCCTGTCCGCGCCCGTGCGACGGCTGGCTTCGAGCCGCCGTGCCCTGATCGCCACGATCGCCGGTGCCGTGCTCGTCGCCGGCGCCGTCACGGTGGGTTATGCCGCGATGACCACGGAGGTCACCCTCTCGGTCGACGGCGAGGAGCGCACCGTCACCACCTTCGGCGACACCGTCAGCGACGTGCTGGAGGCCGCCGACGTCGAGGTCGGCGAGCGCGACGTGGTACAGCCCGGCGTGCACGAGGACGTCGACAGCGGCGACCGGGTCGCGGTGATCTTCTCCCGCCCCATCGAGCTCACCATCGACGGCGAGACCAGCACCCGCTGGGTCACCGCCACCGACGTCGACAGTGCCCTGGACCAGCTCGGCGTCGTCGAGGCCGGCGCCCGTCTCTCCACCAGCCGCAGCGCCGAGATCAGCCGCCGCGGCACCGAGATCGAGGTCGTCACCCCCAAGAAGATCCGGTTCGCCCTGGCCGGCGCCAAGCCGGTGACCCGCGAGGTCGCCGCGCTCACCGTGGCCGAGGCGCTCGACGAGGTCGGCGTCGACGTCGACCGCCACGACCGCGTGAAGCCGAAGCTCGACACCGAGGTCGAGGACGGCGACCGGATCACCTACACCGACATCGAGGTCGACCGCCGCAAGGTGAAGGGCGAGAAGTTCTCAGTGCCCACCAAGCGGGTGGACGACGACTCACTGCTCAAGGGCGAGACCGAGGTCGAGCGGGCCGGCGCCCCCGGCCTGCGGGACGCCACCTACCGCGTCGTGAGCCGCAACGGCGACGTCGTACGACGCACGCTGGTGAAGTCCGACGTCACCAAGCGCCCCGTCGCCAAGGTGGTCCGCGTCGGCACCAAGGAGCCGGCCCCGGCTCCGGCCGCTCCCGTGGCGCGTGGCGGCTCCGGCGTGTGGGACCGCCTCGCCCAGTGCGAGTCCGGCGGCAACTGGTCGATCAACACCGGCAATGGTTACTACGGCGGGCTGCAGTTCAACCTGGGCACCTGGCGCGCCTACGGCGGCAAGGGCTACCCGCACCAGGCCTCGCGGGAGACCCAGATCGCCATCGCGACCAAGCTCCGCGACGCCAGCGGCGGCTACGGCCCGTGGCCGGGGTGCGCATCGAAGCTCGGCCTGCCTCGGTGAGTCACTAGGCTGGGGGCATGCCTGACACCTCCGCGCCGCGGCTGCTGGGCCCGGTCGAGGTTCGGGAGCTCGCCGCGCGCCTCGACCTGCGGCCCACCAAGCAGCGCGGCCAGAACTTCGTCATCGACGCCAACACCGTGCGCCGGATCGTCCGCGAGTCCGGCGTGCGGCCCGGCGAGGTGGTGCTCGAGGTCGGGCCGGGCCTGGGCTCGCTGACCCTCGCCCTGCTCGATGCGGGCTGCGAGGTGACCGCGATCGAGGTCGACCCGCTGCTCGCCGGCGAGCTGCCGACGACGATCGCCGACTTCGCCCCCAGCCACACCGACCAGGTCCGGGTCGTGCTCGCCGACGCGCTGACCGTGACCACGGTGCCCGGCCCGCCGCCGCAGGCGCTGGTGGCGAACCTGCCGTACAACGTCTCGGTGCCGGTGCTGCTGCACCTGCTCGCGCTGCTGCCCTCGCTCGAGCACGGCCTGGTGATGGTGCAGGCCGAGGTTGCCGACCGGCTCGCCGCGACCCCCGGGTCGAAGACGTACGGCGTGCCCTCGGCCAAGGCCGCCTGGTACGCCGACGTGCGCCGTGCCGGCGCGATCGGGCGCAACGTGTTCTGGCCGGCCCCCAACGTCGACTCCGGTCTCGTGGCGTGGACCCGCCGGGAGCCGCCGACCGACCGCGTCAGCCGGCAGCAGGTGTTCGCCGTCATCGACGCCGCCTTCGCCCAGCGCCGCAAGGTGCTGCGGGGCGTGCTGCGCAACCTCGCCGGCGGCGCGGAGCGGGCCGAGGCCGCGCTCGAGGCCGCGGGCGTGGACCCGCTGGCCCGGGGCGAGTCGCTGGGCATCGACGAGTTCGTCGCGATCGCGATCGCCCTCACCGAGCTGCCCGAGCCGGTCGAGGCCGCAGAACCCACCGAGGCCATCGAGTCCGCCGGGTCCACCGGGTCCACCGAGTCCGCCGAGCCCACCGAGCCCACTGACACCGCCGAGCCGGTCGAGGCCGGGGCGGGCACCCCCGGCGAGACACCCGCTCAGCCCCAGGAAGAGATCGACTGAATGTCCTCCCAACGCGTCGAGGGACTGCCGCCGGTGACGGTGCGGGCCCCCGCCAAGATCAACCTGCACCTGGGCGTGGGCAGCCCGCGCCCCGACGGGCTGCACCCGCTGTCCACCGTCTACCAGGCTGTCGGCCTGTACGACGACGTCACGGTCGTCGACGCCCCCGACTGGTCGGTGGAGCTGACCGAGCAGGTGCCGGGCGTGCCGCTGGACGACGACAACATCGTGATCCGGGCCGGCCGCGCCCTGGTCGCCCACCACGACCTGGACCTCGCTGCCGCGATCACCATCGCCAAGGGCATCCCGGTGATGGGCGGCATGGCCGGCGGCTCCGCGGACGCCGCGGCCACCCTGCTCGCCCTGGACCGGCTGTGGGACCTGCAGACCACCGATGAGGATCTGCTGCGGATCGCGGGCACCCTGGGCAGCGACGTGCCGTTCGCGCTGCTCGGCGGCACCGCCCTGGGCACCGGCCACGGTGAGCAGGTGGAGCCGGTCCCCGACGCGACCTCGGTGTGGTGGGTGGTGGTGCTCTCCGGAGAAGGTCTGTCCACGCCGGCGGTCTACCGGCACTTCGACGAGCTCAGCCCGGACGCGCCGGCCGAGCCGCCGGTGCCCGAGGGGCTGATCGCCGCGCTCGCCGACGGGGACGTGGACGAGGTCGGCGACCTGCTGGCCAACGACCTGTGGCCCGCGGCCCGTGACCTGCGCCCGGACCTCGTCGACGTCGAGGTGGCGCTGCGCAGCCTGTCGCCGTCCGGGGTGCTGCTGTCGGGCTCGGGGCCCACCCTGCTGGTGCTGCACGACGAGGTCGACGACGCGCGGGCCACCGTCGCCGCGCTCGCCGAGCAGGGGATGACCTGCACGATCGCGCCCGGCCCGGTGGCCGGCGCCCACGTGGTGACCTATGTCTGAGGCCGCATCCGGACGCAGCCTGGTCAACCTGGAGCGAGTCTCGAAGTCCTACGGCGTGCGCCCGCTGCTCACCGACGTCTCGCTGGGCGTCGGGCCGGGCCAGCGCATCGGCATCGTCGGGCGCAACGGCGACGGCAAGACCACCCTGCTGCGGGTGATGACCGGCGCCGAGGAGCCCGACGACGGCCGCGTCTCGCGTCAGCGCGGCCTGTTGGTGGGCGTGCTGACGCAGCGCGACGACTTCGTCGACACCCACACCGTGCGCGAGGTGGTGCTCGGCGGCATGGCCGACCACGAGTGGGCCGCCGACTCCCGCTCGCGGGAGATCGTCGAGGTGCTGCTGGCCGATGTCGAGCTGGACCGCGCGGTCGGCGGGCTCTCCGGCGGCGAGCGGCGTCGCTGCGCGCTGGCCGGGCTGCTGCTCGGCGACCACGACCTGATCGTGCTCGACGAGCCGACCAACCACCTCGACGTGGAGGCGGTCGCTTGGCTCGCCGAGCACCTGGCGGCGCGTTCCTCCGCGCTGGTCGTGGTCACCCACGACCGCTGGTTCCTCGACGCGGTGTGCCAGCAGACCTGGGAGGTGCACGACGGTGTCGTGGACCTCTACGAGGGCGGCTACGCCGCGTTCGTGCTGGCGAAGGCCGAGCGTCAGCGCCAGGCCGCGGCCAGTGAGCAGCGGCGCCAGAACCTGGTCCGCAAGGAGCTGGCCTGGCTGCGCCGCGGGGCGCCGGCGCGGACGTCGAAGCCGAAGTTCCGCATCGACGCCGCCAACGCGCTGATCGACGACGTACCGCCGCCGCGCGACTCCCTGGAGCTGCAGCGCTTCGCCACTCAGCGCCTGGGCAAGGACGTCATCGACCTCGAGGACGTCGACCTGGTGCGCGGCGAGAAGGTGCTGCTGGACCACGCGACCTGGCGGCTGGGCCCCGGTGACCGGGTCGGGCTCGTCGGCGTCAACGGCGCCGGCAAGACCTCCGTGCTGTCCCTGCTCTCCGGTGCCACCGCGCCGACGACGGGCAAGGTCAAGCGCGGTCGGACCGTGGCCCTGGAGCACCTCACCCAGGACGTGGCCTTCGAGGATCCCGAGGCCCGGGTGCTGGCCACCGTGGAGTCGATCCGGCGGGTCACGAAGACCCTCGACGGCGAGGTCTCCGCCAGCTCGCTGCTGGAGCGGTTCGGCTTCACCGGCGACAAGCTCACCGCCCGCCTGGGTGACCTCTCCGGCGGCGAGCGCCGCCGCTTCCAGCTGCTGCGGCTGCTGCTCAGCGAACCCAACGTGCTGCTCCTCGACGAGCCCACCAACGACCTGGACATCGAGACGCTCAACGTGCTCGAGGACTTCCTCGACGGCTGGCCCGGCACGCTCGTGGTGGTCTCCCACGACCGGTACTTCCTCGAGCGCGTCACCGACTCCGTGTGGGCGCTGCTCGGCGACGGCCGGATCTCGATGCTGCCCCGCGGCGTGGATGAGTACCTGGAGCGCCGCAAGCACGCCGAGTCGGCACCTTCCGTCCCCCGAGTCGGGAGCTCCGGTCCGTCGAGTCCGCACCTTCCGTCCTCCGGTACGACGACCTCGGCCGCCCCCGGCCCGGCGCGGTCGGGCTCGGCGGAGGAGCGCGCGGCCCGCAAGACCGTGGCCCGGCTCGACAAGGTGCTGGCGCGTCTCGCCGAGCGGGAGGCCGAGCTGTCCGAGGAGCTGGCCCAGCACGCCACGGACCCCGAGAAGCTGACCTTGCTGTCCGCTGAGCTGGGTGCGCTGGCGGAGGAGAAGGAGGCCGCTGAGATGGAGTGGCTGGAGGCTGCCGAGCTGCTGGAGTAGCCGGCAGCCCGGAGCGCCGGCTCGGCTCAGTCGCCGAAGGGCAGCAGCAGCCGGCGCAGCAGGTCCGCCAGCTGCGCCCGGTCGTCGTCGGAGAGCCCGGCGAGCAGGTCCCGTTCGGCCTGGACCAGTGCCGCGAAGGCGCCGTCCACGGCTTCCTTGCCCTCGGGGGTGAGCCGGACCAGCACGCCGCGGCGGTCGGAAGGGTCGGGGTGCCTCTCGACCAGGCCGCGCGAGGCCAGCCGGTCCACCCGGTTGGTCATGGTGCCGCTGGTGACCAGGTTCTCGCGCAGCAGCCGCCCCGGCGAGAGCTCGTACGGCGACCCGGCCCGGCGCAGCGCGGCGAGCACGTCGAACTCCCACAGCTCGATGGCATGGGCGGTGAACGCCTGGCGCCGCGCCCGGTCGACGTGGTGGGCGAGGCGGGAGATCCGGCTGAAGACGGCGATCGGCGCGAGGTCGAGGTCGCTGCGCTCGCGCGCCCACGCCTCGATCAGCTCGTCGACCTCGTCCTGCATGGGTGGAGCCTAGCGAACCGGTCGAGAATCTTGATCTCAAGACTTCCGGTGCGCCGTAGGCTTCCCGCGTGAGCCGACGTACGACGGTCCTGGACGAGGTCACCCTGGTCGGTCTCTCCTGGGGGCCGATGGAGGACAGGTCGGTGCCGCTGGCCGTGCTGCTGCACGGCTTCCCGGACACCGCGCACACGTGGCGCCACCTCGGGCCCGCGCTGGCCGGGGCCGGCTACCGGGTGCTCGCGCCGTTCACCCGCGGCTACGCGCCCAGCGGTGTGCCGGGCGACGGCAGCTACCACGTGCCCGCCCTGATGCACGACGCCCTCGGCCTGCACCGCGCCCACGGGGGCGACGAGCGGGCCGTGCTGGTCGGGCACGACTGGGGTGCGATCACCGCGAACGGCATCGCCGCCTCGGCCGCCAACCCGTTCCGCACGATCGTCGCGCTGGCGGTGCCGCCGTTCACGGCGATGAACCCGCGCCGCGACGACGTGCTCGGGTGGCTGCGGATCCTGCCCCGGCAGGCCGCGATGAGCTGGTACACCCTGTTCAACCAGCTCCCCGCCATGCCCGAGCGCACCTTCGAGCGTCTCGTAGCCCGGCTGTGGCGCACCTGGTCGCCCGGGTACGACGCCACGGAGGACCTCGCGCTCCTCGCCGAGTCGCTGCCCGACCGCGACCGCCGGGCGGCTGCGGTGGGCTACTACCGCGCCCAGCCGCGGCGCTGGCGGCTGCCGGCGGGCTACCGGGAGCTCGCCGGCGACGTGTTCGCCGCGCCCCGGGTGCCGCTGCTCTATCTGCACGGCGCCGAGGACGGCTGCTTGGACGTGCGCTGGGCCCGCAGGATCGGGGACGCCCTGCCGCCCGGCAGCCGGGTCGAGGTGGTCGAGGGCGCCGGGCACTTCCTGCAGCTCGAGCGCCCCGCGGCGGTCAACGAGCGCATCCTGGACTTCGTCGCGGCATCGGCGGGCGCCTCCCCACCAGGTGGTTACTGACGAGTAATCTCGGGTCCATGTCCCAGGTACATACCCTCTGGAAGACGACCACCGGGCTCCCGGTCGTCGGCGCCACCCTCGGCAAGCGGCTCTTCTCCCTCGCGTTCGCGCAGAAGGCGCCGTACTTCGCCTCGATCCGGCCGCAGGTCACCGAGCTGCGGCCGAACCACGCCGAGGTGCTGATCCGCAAGCGGCGTCGCGTGCACAACCACCTCGGCACCGTGCACGCGATCGCGCTGTGCAACGGCCTGGAGATGGCGATGGGCGCCCTCGCCGAGGCCTCGGTGCCTCAGGACAAGCGCTGGATCCCCAAGGGGATGACGGTCTCCTACGCAGCCAAGGCGACCGGCGACGTCACCTGCATCGCCGAGACCGACCCCGAGCAGTGGGCCGGGCTCGGCGACCTGGGTGTCCGGGTGCGCGGCGAGCTCGCCGACGGCACCGTGGTCATCGAGGGCGTCATCGACCTCTGGGTGACCCCGAAGCGGCGCTGAGCCTCAGGCGGAGGACTCGTCGGCGGTGTCGGCGTCGGGGGAGTCGCCGCGGGTCGCCTCGGTCTCGGTGTCCTCGCCCTCCAGTGCGGCGGCAGGGATCTCGTCCGTGGCCGGGTTGCGCGTCGGGTCGAGGTCGCGCGGCTCGGCGCTGTAGGCACCCTCGCCGCCCACCCCGGGCACCGCGTGCGGCCCGCCGGGCGGCGGCTCCTGCGGCTCTGCCTTCGGCTTCGGACGCGGGGCCAGCGACTGCCCGGTGTCGTCGTTGGGGTCGGCGGTGGGGGAGACCTCGTTGGTCCCTCCGCCCTGGGGCTGCTCACTCATCGTCGAGCTCCTCTCTCACGCGCGGTCGGTGGTGGCGCGTGCCACCGGAGCACCTGAGGGGGAGGTAACCGTCCCCGAGCCGTCCATCCGGGGCCGCGTCAGATCCTGCCGGTCTGCGCGTCCATCCCGGCGGCGGCCGTGACCACGTCGATGCGGCGCTCGCCCACGAACCGCTTCTGGATCCAGGTGGCCAGCGCGGTCAGGACCAGGTTGACCCCGATGTAGAGCACGGACAGCACGACCGCCGTCTGGAAGTGGGTGCCCGAGAACTCGGTCCACATCGCCTTGCCGACGGCGGTGAGGCCGGGAGCGGTGATGTAGTAGCCGAGGCTGGTGTCCTTCAGCGCCACCACGCACTGGCTGATGATCGCGGGCA
This genomic window contains:
- a CDS encoding 4-(cytidine 5'-diphospho)-2-C-methyl-D-erythritol kinase, which translates into the protein MSSQRVEGLPPVTVRAPAKINLHLGVGSPRPDGLHPLSTVYQAVGLYDDVTVVDAPDWSVELTEQVPGVPLDDDNIVIRAGRALVAHHDLDLAAAITIAKGIPVMGGMAGGSADAAATLLALDRLWDLQTTDEDLLRIAGTLGSDVPFALLGGTALGTGHGEQVEPVPDATSVWWVVVLSGEGLSTPAVYRHFDELSPDAPAEPPVPEGLIAALADGDVDEVGDLLANDLWPAARDLRPDLVDVEVALRSLSPSGVLLSGSGPTLLVLHDEVDDARATVAALAEQGMTCTIAPGPVAGAHVVTYV
- a CDS encoding TatD family hydrolase, which codes for MSSSARAGGERPPAPEPLPHPVVDNHCHLDIGRDGQVWDAAEAIVAAAEVGVTRIVQIGCDLRGAAWAVAAAEQHDALVAGVALHPNEAPRILSSGGRAALEEAWTEIERLAGAHDRVRAVGETGLDAFRTGEEGRAVQVESFVRHIDLAKRLDKTLVIHDRDTHDEVLEVLDAEGVPERWVMHCFSGDADFARACLDRGAHLSFAGTVTFKNAEPLREALRITPLDRVLVETDAPYLTPAPYRGRTNASYLVPLTVRAMAAELGTDLGELCAAIDANTERAFGGTW
- a CDS encoding ABC-F family ATP-binding cassette domain-containing protein, whose amino-acid sequence is MSEAASGRSLVNLERVSKSYGVRPLLTDVSLGVGPGQRIGIVGRNGDGKTTLLRVMTGAEEPDDGRVSRQRGLLVGVLTQRDDFVDTHTVREVVLGGMADHEWAADSRSREIVEVLLADVELDRAVGGLSGGERRRCALAGLLLGDHDLIVLDEPTNHLDVEAVAWLAEHLAARSSALVVVTHDRWFLDAVCQQTWEVHDGVVDLYEGGYAAFVLAKAERQRQAAASEQRRQNLVRKELAWLRRGAPARTSKPKFRIDAANALIDDVPPPRDSLELQRFATQRLGKDVIDLEDVDLVRGEKVLLDHATWRLGPGDRVGLVGVNGAGKTSVLSLLSGATAPTTGKVKRGRTVALEHLTQDVAFEDPEARVLATVESIRRVTKTLDGEVSASSLLERFGFTGDKLTARLGDLSGGERRRFQLLRLLLSEPNVLLLDEPTNDLDIETLNVLEDFLDGWPGTLVVVSHDRYFLERVTDSVWALLGDGRISMLPRGVDEYLERRKHAESAPSVPRVGSSGPSSPHLPSSGTTTSAAPGPARSGSAEERAARKTVARLDKVLARLAEREAELSEELAQHATDPEKLTLLSAELGALAEEKEAAEMEWLEAAELLE
- the rsmA gene encoding 16S rRNA (adenine(1518)-N(6)/adenine(1519)-N(6))-dimethyltransferase RsmA: MPDTSAPRLLGPVEVRELAARLDLRPTKQRGQNFVIDANTVRRIVRESGVRPGEVVLEVGPGLGSLTLALLDAGCEVTAIEVDPLLAGELPTTIADFAPSHTDQVRVVLADALTVTTVPGPPPQALVANLPYNVSVPVLLHLLALLPSLEHGLVMVQAEVADRLAATPGSKTYGVPSAKAAWYADVRRAGAIGRNVFWPAPNVDSGLVAWTRREPPTDRVSRQQVFAVIDAAFAQRRKVLRGVLRNLAGGAERAEAALEAAGVDPLARGESLGIDEFVAIAIALTELPEPVEAAEPTEAIESAGSTGSTESAEPTEPTDTAEPVEAGAGTPGETPAQPQEEID
- a CDS encoding MarR family winged helix-turn-helix transcriptional regulator, whose translation is MQDEVDELIEAWARERSDLDLAPIAVFSRISRLAHHVDRARRQAFTAHAIELWEFDVLAALRRAGSPYELSPGRLLRENLVTSGTMTNRVDRLASRGLVERHPDPSDRRGVLVRLTPEGKEAVDGAFAALVQAERDLLAGLSDDDRAQLADLLRRLLLPFGD
- a CDS encoding alpha/beta fold hydrolase → MSRRTTVLDEVTLVGLSWGPMEDRSVPLAVLLHGFPDTAHTWRHLGPALAGAGYRVLAPFTRGYAPSGVPGDGSYHVPALMHDALGLHRAHGGDERAVLVGHDWGAITANGIAASAANPFRTIVALAVPPFTAMNPRRDDVLGWLRILPRQAAMSWYTLFNQLPAMPERTFERLVARLWRTWSPGYDATEDLALLAESLPDRDRRAAAVGYYRAQPRRWRLPAGYRELAGDVFAAPRVPLLYLHGAEDGCLDVRWARRIGDALPPGSRVEVVEGAGHFLQLERPAAVNERILDFVAASAGASPPGGY
- a CDS encoding hotdog fold domain-containing protein — its product is MSQVHTLWKTTTGLPVVGATLGKRLFSLAFAQKAPYFASIRPQVTELRPNHAEVLIRKRRRVHNHLGTVHAIALCNGLEMAMGALAEASVPQDKRWIPKGMTVSYAAKATGDVTCIAETDPEQWAGLGDLGVRVRGELADGTVVIEGVIDLWVTPKRR
- a CDS encoding resuscitation-promoting factor, with the translated sequence MRRLASSRRALIATIAGAVLVAGAVTVGYAAMTTEVTLSVDGEERTVTTFGDTVSDVLEAADVEVGERDVVQPGVHEDVDSGDRVAVIFSRPIELTIDGETSTRWVTATDVDSALDQLGVVEAGARLSTSRSAEISRRGTEIEVVTPKKIRFALAGAKPVTREVAALTVAEALDEVGVDVDRHDRVKPKLDTEVEDGDRITYTDIEVDRRKVKGEKFSVPTKRVDDDSLLKGETEVERAGAPGLRDATYRVVSRNGDVVRRTLVKSDVTKRPVAKVVRVGTKEPAPAPAAPVARGGSGVWDRLAQCESGGNWSINTGNGYYGGLQFNLGTWRAYGGKGYPHQASRETQIAIATKLRDASGGYGPWPGCASKLGLPR